Proteins found in one Afipia sp. P52-10 genomic segment:
- a CDS encoding efflux RND transporter permease subunit gives MIERILDLSIRQRWLVMLVTLGLAIFGAWNFTKLPIDAVPDITNVQVQINAVAPGYSPLEVEQRLTFPIELNMGGLPHLNYTRSLSRYGLSQVTVVFNDGTDIYFARQLVNERIQQAKDQLPAGIELAMGPISTGLGEIFMFSVEAKPGAKSPSGAPFTPTDLKTIQDWIIKPQLRTVPGVVEVNTIGGFERQFHVLPDPTKLMAYKLGFRDVMTALAANNANVGAGYIERNGEQYLVRTPGQVATIDEIKDVVIGSRGGIPVRVSDVADVREGTELRTGAGTLNGEEAVIGTAMLLIGENSRTVAQRVGQKLDAIAKSLPEGVVARAVYDRTHLVEATIATVEKNLLEGALLVIVILFLLLGNFRAAIATALVIPLSMLITITGMTETKVSANLMSLGAIDFGIIIDGAVIIVENCLRLLAAEQHKRGRLLSQSERFRTILAGSREVIGPSLFGTLIIAVVYLPVLTLTGVEGKMFTPMALTVVMALAAAAALSLTFVPAAVAILVTGKVSEHENMLMRGARRIYMPLLTASIRNREIVAAIAAVLVILTGFAASRMGGEFIPSLDEGDVAMHAMRIPGTSLTQAVEMQRGLEKALRDIPEVKEVFSKIGTAEVATDPMPPNVADTYIMLKPRAEWPDPRRSKVDLVTSIEKRMEEIPGNVYEFTQPIQMRFNELISGVRSDVGVKIFGDDLDTLLQIAGQVQGVLQGVPGAADVKTEQVAGLPVLTVKLDRAALSRLGISVADVQSLVEVAVGGKQTGSVFEGDRRFDIVVRLPEHLRSDIEAIRHLPIPLPEASAGTIRASLNNSPLTQIRYTPLSSVAQIEVAPGPNQISRENGKRRIVVTANVRNRDLGSFVIEAERQVAERVKLPAGYWIGWGGQFEQLVSATQRLAIVVPVALFLIALLLFLSLGSAADAALVFSGVPLALTGGVAALLLRGIPLSISAGIGFIALSGVAVLNGLVIISFIQRMRAEGKSVLDAVEQGALTRLRPVLMTALVASLGFIPMAIATGPGAEVQRPLATVVIGGIISSTILTLLVLPALYTLFRRDRQTADESLTVVEQGEMK, from the coding sequence ATGATCGAGCGCATTCTCGACCTGTCAATCCGCCAGCGCTGGCTGGTGATGCTGGTGACTCTCGGCCTGGCGATTTTCGGTGCGTGGAATTTCACCAAGCTGCCGATCGATGCGGTGCCTGACATCACCAACGTCCAGGTTCAGATCAACGCCGTTGCTCCCGGCTATTCGCCATTGGAGGTCGAGCAGCGGCTAACCTTCCCGATCGAGCTTAATATGGGGGGATTGCCGCACCTGAACTACACCCGCTCGTTGTCGCGCTATGGATTGAGCCAAGTGACTGTCGTGTTCAACGATGGCACGGACATCTATTTTGCGCGCCAGCTCGTCAATGAGCGGATTCAGCAGGCGAAAGATCAGCTGCCGGCGGGGATCGAATTGGCGATGGGGCCGATCTCGACTGGCCTTGGCGAAATCTTCATGTTCAGCGTCGAGGCGAAGCCCGGCGCGAAATCGCCGTCCGGTGCGCCGTTTACGCCGACCGACCTGAAGACCATCCAAGATTGGATCATCAAACCACAGCTTCGCACCGTTCCCGGTGTGGTTGAGGTCAATACGATCGGTGGCTTCGAGCGGCAGTTCCATGTGCTGCCCGATCCCACCAAACTGATGGCTTACAAGCTGGGCTTTCGCGACGTGATGACGGCGCTTGCCGCCAACAACGCGAACGTCGGCGCAGGCTATATCGAACGGAACGGCGAGCAGTATCTGGTCCGCACGCCGGGGCAGGTCGCTACCATCGACGAGATCAAGGACGTCGTGATCGGCTCACGGGGAGGCATCCCTGTCCGGGTCAGCGACGTCGCCGATGTTCGCGAGGGAACGGAACTGCGCACGGGGGCTGGCACGCTGAACGGCGAGGAGGCGGTGATCGGCACCGCGATGCTGCTGATCGGTGAGAACAGCAGGACGGTGGCTCAGAGAGTGGGACAGAAGCTCGATGCGATCGCCAAGTCGCTTCCGGAGGGTGTCGTTGCGCGCGCCGTCTACGACCGGACTCATTTGGTCGAAGCAACCATCGCAACCGTCGAGAAGAATCTTCTCGAAGGCGCGCTGCTCGTTATCGTGATCCTGTTCCTGCTGCTCGGCAATTTCCGTGCGGCGATTGCCACGGCACTGGTCATTCCGCTGTCGATGCTGATCACGATCACCGGCATGACCGAAACGAAGGTGTCCGCCAACCTGATGAGCCTCGGAGCGATCGATTTCGGCATCATCATCGATGGTGCGGTTATCATTGTGGAGAATTGTCTCCGCCTGCTGGCCGCGGAACAGCACAAGCGCGGGCGCCTGCTGAGCCAGTCCGAACGATTCAGGACGATCCTGGCCGGTTCGCGTGAGGTGATCGGGCCGAGCCTGTTCGGCACGCTGATCATCGCCGTGGTTTACCTGCCAGTCCTCACGTTGACCGGGGTCGAAGGCAAGATGTTTACGCCGATGGCGCTGACGGTGGTGATGGCGCTCGCGGCCGCGGCGGCGCTATCATTGACCTTCGTGCCCGCGGCGGTCGCGATCCTCGTCACGGGAAAAGTGTCCGAGCACGAGAACATGCTGATGCGAGGGGCGCGCCGCATTTACATGCCGCTCCTGACAGCCTCGATCCGTAACCGGGAGATCGTGGCAGCGATTGCCGCGGTGCTTGTCATTTTGACCGGTTTCGCGGCCTCACGGATGGGCGGTGAATTCATCCCGAGCCTGGATGAGGGGGATGTGGCGATGCATGCCATGCGCATTCCCGGCACCAGCCTGACGCAAGCCGTCGAGATGCAACGCGGCTTGGAGAAAGCGCTCCGGGATATCCCGGAGGTGAAGGAAGTTTTCTCGAAAATCGGGACGGCGGAAGTCGCAACGGATCCGATGCCGCCGAATGTGGCCGACACCTACATCATGCTGAAGCCCCGTGCCGAATGGCCGGATCCAAGGCGCAGCAAGGTGGATCTTGTCACCAGCATCGAGAAACGGATGGAGGAGATTCCGGGCAACGTCTATGAGTTCACCCAGCCGATCCAGATGCGCTTCAATGAGTTGATCTCCGGCGTGCGCAGCGATGTCGGCGTCAAGATCTTCGGCGACGATCTGGATACACTGTTGCAGATCGCGGGCCAGGTGCAGGGCGTCCTTCAGGGCGTGCCCGGAGCGGCCGACGTCAAGACGGAACAGGTGGCCGGTCTGCCGGTGCTGACGGTGAAGCTCGACAGGGCGGCCTTGTCGCGTCTCGGCATCAGTGTCGCAGATGTTCAGAGCCTTGTAGAGGTTGCAGTCGGCGGCAAGCAGACCGGGTCGGTGTTTGAGGGCGATCGCCGTTTCGATATCGTCGTGCGTCTGCCCGAACATTTGCGCTCGGATATCGAGGCGATCCGCCACCTGCCGATTCCGCTTCCTGAAGCCTCGGCCGGCACGATCCGCGCGAGCCTGAACAATTCACCGCTGACGCAAATCAGATACACGCCCTTGTCGTCCGTCGCGCAGATCGAGGTTGCGCCCGGGCCGAACCAGATCAGTCGGGAAAACGGTAAGCGACGTATCGTCGTCACGGCGAACGTGCGCAATCGCGATCTAGGCTCGTTCGTTATCGAGGCCGAGCGCCAGGTTGCGGAAAGGGTCAAGCTGCCGGCAGGATATTGGATCGGCTGGGGCGGCCAATTCGAGCAACTGGTATCCGCGACCCAACGGCTCGCGATCGTCGTGCCGGTCGCGCTGTTTCTGATCGCCCTGTTGCTGTTTCTCAGTCTGGGTTCGGCAGCGGACGCAGCGTTGGTGTTCAGTGGCGTTCCACTGGCTTTGACCGGCGGCGTCGCAGCCCTGCTGTTGCGGGGCATCCCCCTGTCGATCAGCGCAGGCATCGGCTTCATCGCGCTGTCGGGCGTAGCGGTGTTGAACGGTCTGGTCATCATCAGCTTTATCCAAAGGATGCGTGCCGAGGGAAAATCCGTGCTCGATGCGGTGGAGCAGGGCGCACTGACACGATTACGCCCGGTATTGATGACGGCGCTGGTTGCTTCCCTCGGTTTCATTCCAATGGCCATCGCAACCGGGCCTGGCGCTGAGGTCCAACGTCCGCTCGCGACCGTCGTGATCGGCGGCATCATCTCTTCGACCATTCTGACGCTTCTGGTTTTGCCTGCTCTCTACACGTTGTTCAGGCGCGATCGCCAAACGGCCGACGAATCCCTTACCGTCGTTGAACAAGGAGAAATGAAATGA
- the ihpB gene encoding divalent metal ion exporter adaptor subunit IhpB, with protein MSRSLRNIIVVAAIAIAVVIVAFSLARNDGTAAIDRGHGDHAHGDGVELSDAKVAAANIELLKASPQTLRDTLVLNGLLLPNQEMMVQVSPRFAGVVREVSKRIGDRVAKNDVLARIESNQSLTTYELRTSIAGTVIDRQLAIGEYVTEQKAAFTVADLSTVWVDFSVHRRDTKRVQVGDKVLVDPADGDAPAEATISYVSPVGSTDTQSTLARAVLDNKTQRFKPGLFVTGRVTLSAKNVPVAVRNTALQTVENRPVVFVRTGDKFEARDVELGERDSEWVEVLFGVLEGDVYAGRNSFVIKAEIGKGAASHDH; from the coding sequence ATGAGCAGAAGTCTTCGTAATATCATTGTCGTCGCGGCGATTGCCATCGCCGTTGTGATCGTCGCGTTCAGCCTCGCCCGCAATGATGGCACGGCGGCGATCGATCGCGGACACGGTGACCACGCCCACGGCGACGGCGTGGAATTGAGCGATGCGAAAGTAGCCGCGGCCAATATCGAACTGCTCAAAGCCAGTCCGCAGACGCTGCGCGACACGTTGGTCTTGAATGGGCTGCTGTTGCCGAATCAGGAGATGATGGTGCAGGTCTCACCGCGGTTCGCCGGCGTGGTGCGCGAAGTATCCAAGCGGATTGGCGATCGGGTCGCCAAGAACGACGTTCTGGCGCGTATCGAAAGCAATCAAAGTCTGACGACCTACGAACTCCGGACCTCGATTGCCGGCACGGTGATCGATCGCCAACTCGCGATCGGCGAATACGTTACCGAACAGAAGGCCGCCTTCACGGTGGCGGATCTGTCGACGGTGTGGGTCGATTTCTCCGTGCATCGGCGCGACACCAAACGCGTGCAGGTCGGCGACAAGGTGCTGGTGGACCCTGCGGACGGCGATGCACCGGCCGAAGCAACGATTTCCTATGTGTCTCCGGTCGGATCGACCGACACGCAAAGCACGCTCGCGCGGGCTGTGCTCGACAACAAGACTCAGCGTTTCAAGCCAGGTCTGTTCGTCACCGGACGCGTCACCCTTTCGGCAAAGAACGTACCTGTGGCAGTTCGCAACACGGCGCTGCAGACGGTCGAGAATCGGCCGGTCGTGTTCGTCCGCACCGGAGACAAGTTCGAGGCCCGCGACGTTGAATTGGGCGAGCGCGATAGCGAGTGGGTCGAGGTGCTGTTCGGCGTGCTGGAAGGCGACGTTTATGCTGGGCGGAACAGCTTCGTCATCAAGGCCGAGATCGGCAAGGGGGCTGCATCCCATGATCATTGA
- a CDS encoding TolC family protein yields the protein MVARLPIALFCLAAATAFPVPGQASDAPLSLTRALQRALAANPRLTAAERDIGIASGRRIQAGALPNPDASFEVDNVAGSGTYRGTRSAETTLQLGQLVELPGKRAARMAIGDAEIDSARWQREALRLEILSETATAFFNILGAQRRVQIFNTQIAALDRLTPLLQRRVDAGAASIAETARSQVAVDLVKAERERARTALAIHRRELASLMGRDAPDFGQALGDLVLNSSLPPFRTILATLSNNPQLIRWTAVRAQRDAELIAARLKPYPDVRLTAGWRHYRDTNDNAVRLGVSIPLPVFDQNRGGVIEAHEARAKVDAEQMAARAALTLTLGRTYETMVGSANEVKLLRGSAIENSRRALEAIESGYAQGRFTLLELLDAQATATQASLREMEALINYHTSIAVLEGLTGVPLGLGRRERGR from the coding sequence ATGGTCGCGCGTCTTCCAATAGCCTTATTCTGCCTCGCGGCAGCAACTGCCTTCCCTGTGCCTGGCCAAGCGTCCGATGCACCGCTCTCGCTGACGCGGGCCTTGCAGCGGGCGCTGGCGGCCAATCCGCGGTTGACGGCGGCTGAGCGCGACATCGGCATCGCTTCGGGGCGCCGAATCCAGGCTGGGGCACTTCCCAATCCTGATGCCTCGTTCGAGGTCGATAACGTCGCCGGAAGCGGGACTTACCGCGGAACGCGCTCTGCGGAGACCACCCTGCAGCTCGGGCAACTGGTCGAGCTTCCAGGAAAGCGCGCCGCGCGCATGGCAATTGGCGATGCGGAAATCGATAGCGCCCGCTGGCAGCGAGAGGCATTGCGCCTGGAGATTCTATCGGAAACGGCGACGGCCTTCTTCAACATCCTCGGCGCGCAGCGGCGTGTCCAGATCTTCAACACCCAGATTGCGGCGCTGGACCGTTTGACGCCACTGTTACAACGGCGCGTCGATGCGGGGGCCGCTTCGATCGCCGAAACCGCCCGCAGCCAGGTTGCTGTGGATCTCGTGAAAGCGGAGCGTGAGCGGGCGCGTACGGCGCTCGCCATCCATCGTCGCGAACTCGCTTCTCTGATGGGAAGGGACGCTCCTGATTTCGGACAGGCGCTGGGTGATCTGGTGCTGAACAGCAGCCTGCCGCCGTTCCGCACCATCCTCGCGACGCTCAGCAACAATCCGCAGCTGATCCGCTGGACCGCCGTCCGCGCGCAGCGTGATGCCGAATTGATTGCGGCGCGACTGAAACCCTATCCCGACGTCAGGCTGACGGCGGGGTGGCGACATTATCGCGACACCAACGACAATGCCGTGCGTCTTGGCGTTTCGATCCCGCTTCCCGTTTTCGATCAGAACCGCGGCGGCGTGATCGAGGCGCACGAAGCGCGCGCCAAAGTGGATGCGGAGCAGATGGCCGCGCGCGCAGCGCTGACGCTGACGCTCGGGCGTACCTACGAGACCATGGTTGGCTCGGCCAACGAGGTGAAACTGCTGCGCGGCTCGGCGATCGAGAATTCCCGGCGTGCGCTGGAGGCGATCGAAAGCGGTTATGCGCAGGGTCGCTTTACATTGCTCGAGTTGCTCGATGCGCAGGCCACAGCAACCCAGGCGTCACTGCGCGAGATGGAAGCGTTGATCAACTATCACACGTCTATTGCCGTTCTTGAGGGGCTGACCGGAGTGCCGCTCGGTCTCGGTCGGCGGGAGAGAGGCCGATGA